gaataatgaaaatcagagaTGCACTAAGCACAAATAAAGTTTCAAGAACGGGCTACTTCTATATGCAGACTTCATTATatgcacacaaaaaaaaatcaaagataaGAGAGTAAACATTATCACACATACTAATTAAGAATCTAAGATAACAATGAGTTATACTGACAGGGTGGCCGACACAGAGGGTTCACCTACTGTAAAAAATGTTTTTATGCACCTTTAGGCACCAACGCTGAAATAATTCTACAGTAAAAACTCTACACTTTGTTTTGTAGTACTTTATAAAAGTGTAATTGAAGGCATCATTCATGTAATATTTGATGTGAATCCAAAAGAGTTCATATATGCAGCAATAATTGATCACAAGTGGAAAGTGATAGTTGCAAGATTTATAATGTCCAGTGTTGTTCACCTGGTAAGGTCACAAAGAAACATGTGACATTACAAGGTGAATCCACACCATAATGCTCACTTAAATAGAACCTCCATGATACAGTATAATGTACCCATCCTGATACACAGAAATCAAACGGTCTCTAATGACTTACCCTGTAGAGGTTGGTGACACCTCCGTCTTTGACAAAGTAATTGAGATCATTGAAACATGCCGAGTAGTCTCTAGACTGCAGCAGACAATACAGCATCAATACCAATATCAAGTGAAAAGAATTTCACATCTACACACTTGATATCATAGAAGAGTTTACGGTGACATACGGAAGCAAGCCTTCTTCCAGGGGCTCCCACACGTCAGTTATATCACTTGATCCAATAGAGGTATTCTGATGGAGGCCAATGATCCTTCTCTGGAAGCAGAAAAAGGcttggtcaacaaaaaagaatATACAGAAATGCTATGCTCACTTAAAGTGCATGTAGATACACTCACACACGAAGGTCAAAACCTATCTCACCTTGATTAGTTCAGCAATCATCACAGTTTTATTGATAGCTCTGCCCATTGCCTTGAGGACAATTTCATTGGACCCCTTGTCCTACAGAGATATGAGCATTTGTAAGATAGAGCAAACAAAAAGACTACAAAGCTAATACTTACAACAATCAATAGCCTAAGCACGCTTCAAACCAATAAATGAAAGCAAAAGGCAACAAACTGATGTTAGAACTAATAAaagtacgcaaacgatatagaGCTCATGTAATCATGTCAAGACAAACACAACTACGGAAAGAGGGAAAAGAGTAACCTTTGGGAAGTGTACAATCAAATAATAAATAGAACAAAAGCCACTGCGGAAATGGGAAAACTTCAAGTTGAAATAAGTAGTAGTTTCCATGCAAGCAGAGTTGCAGCTTATGACTTTCCCCTAAACAAATTCCAATATATGTGTGCTGAATAAATGATAGGACTCCATCCACCATATTATGGAAATCGATAGATACACAAGCCTAACATCAAAAAATTTCTAGGAAACAACAAATCGAGCGTAGATATAAAATCATTCCTTCTATTAATCCGAAAACCACGAAAACTTATAACCTAATAGAAACAAAGTGAAACATATTTAATACAGAGAGCTAAGCAAAACTGATACACAGAAATATACAAAGCAAAAttaacaagaagaaaaaaaaaacctgaaGGAGAGTGGTGGCGTAAGTGATATAGTTCCTCATGCGGCCTTGAGCGGTTATGCGAATCTCGTTCGCGTTTATAGGCGAGGCCTCCGGCTTGGGCTTCTCCACCCTCTGGTACCTATCCATCTCTGCAACACCAACCCAAACCCCCTAGTGACAACCCTAAACCACCATTCAAATAACAGAAACGATTCAAAATCAGGTTTGCAGTTAccgttgagagagagagagtctgaGTGACTACGCGGCGGCTATGGATAGCTCCTCCCTGTGCGGCTCCGGCTgcttgtttttggttttgttgttgAGACTTGAAAGCCTGTTTTCTTCAGATTTGAAATTACGCCCCGTGTTTTTGCGGTTTGGAACCTGgtttttatataataaagCCAAAAGATAAAGGAGCCGAGGAAGATGCCTAgccaaaacaaaatttatatttcttcttttccctttttttttcttttttttttttaatttcgatTTTTCAGATGTCGCGGTCCTATCGCCGCTAAGACCGAGCGCTCCGATCCTATTTGCTCGCATCCCCAGCACTAGGCTATGTTGcctcttttcatttccataAAAATCTCAATTTCATTTATTCGTAATTTATAAATTCTCCTACAAAAATTCATATCTGAGGGTCGTGTGACAAGTATGTGTCCATCGTAAGTCATTCAAGTTTGAAATTGTAAGTTTACCCTAACGATGATGGTTTACCGTAGCTAACCTCTCACCTAAGTTttttgtataaaaaaaaaatatagaaataaaaacatagGAAAAGCACATAAAAGTGTGCCTGCTTTACGTACTGGATGTCCTTATATTAATAAATGATACCAAGCCATTAAGATATGGTAGTATGTATACTACTGATTTATTGCAAACCAAATTAGTTGGGGGGATTACAATAAAAAGGCAACAAATCAAATAGCAGACTCAAATCCTATACTAGCAAGCCGATGAGCAGCTTGGTTACAACTTCTAGGAGCAAAACAGAAACTGAATTGCTGCATTTGTTGCTTGAGAGCCAAGATATCATCAATAATATTACGCAACTCAGAGAGGTTCCTAGACGGCTGCATGGCAGGCACTTGCCGAGCTTGTTTGAATTCCTCCAGCCATGTCATAGATCCCAAAAAATGTCTGCAGCCGTTTTACATTAAGATACGGTAGTATGTTGGTAACTAGGATTTACTAATACTCTCTTTTGGTGATGCATTCTCAGCTCCAAGTACCCTAGTATTTTCCCCCCATTTTCGTTTACATTGGAGATCATTCAGCCCCAAGGCTAAGGCTTTGCATCTTCAATTGCCAGCTGACCAAGATGTGAAAAACTCTAGGTAAGAACTAAGGAGCAAGTCGTGTTTCTCAGATGAGATGAGTAGAAAAGACTTGATGAATAATAAGTCCTATCAACCACAAGCTTCTGTAATTTAGAAATTTGATAATAATGCTTCTTACTAATGTAGTCACTAGACCAACATGGCTGTACAATTCAACGTGTTTTACAAGTATCATTGTCGGGTTCATAATGAAGCAAATGCAGGCAACCCAGAAAACTGAACTCTTGATATTAAAAACAAAGGTTGGAATACAAACTACACATTTTCTACCGAGTGCCATCCCATTCGACGTAATTAACATGTATAAATTAAACTCGGGAGTCAAATATctaaaaaacaaacatatagCTAGAATAGCTACCCTTCAACTAAAAGCATGCATTACACTTCCTCTCCTGCACGTTGTCATGGGTCAAACTCCAAACTTCGCCTGGTAAACTTGTGGTTGCTgccagaaagaaaaaaaaagagacaaATGAGAACCAAGATACATTGCCTTTAGAATTCAGGTCAGcagaaatatataaataaatacatcgTTCCCATGATGCAAGCATCTAATGGAGTGACGTGCTACTGCAGATAATTCCTTAACATACGCTTCAAATTAAACCCCTATGGAGCAGATATTTAAAGTTTCCACCATGGCTGGATTCACCACATTCTTAAATCAAGCGGGAAAAACTGAAAACTACATTGTCAAAACATCATACATGTTGAATATTTTAGTCAATGCAGCTTCTAGAAACCCAAACCTCTCTAGTTTATGATACACCATCACTCCAGCTATATTATGTTATAAAGACTTGGGTACATCTAGTATTAAAACAAAACTTTAAATCAGACATGGAACGACTTATTTATGtgaaagaagaggaagaatataaaaatatattaccaTAAAAGTGGCTGAAATTTGCCTGCCTGCAAACCATCTCAGATGCATTGCACGTTGAGCTGCAGCTGCGCCTTCCACAGTTTCAAACCGCAAATACACATAACCAGCACTGTTTCTGTATCCAGATAAAAACAAAGTATCAAGCGGGGGAACTTGCATCCATGCACACAAGTGCTTATGCACCACAAGGTCCACAAGCAGTGAACTGCAACAAAAACCTTAAAATATGCATAGGATAATTGCTGTTTCTTAACACTAGTGAACTGTACTGATTCACCATATTAGAAATTATGGCGCCTTCTATTCCGCGGGTGTAGTAtaataaggaaaaaaaaaagataaactgATGTAGCACAACACAAGGGTATTGTGCTTAAAGTCTTATAAGCTGAAGTTTGGGGTTATATTATGTCACGTGGAGTGGTCTTGTGGTTACGAATCTGGTGGAATAAAGGGAAATCTGTGATCACATAAAGAATTCTCACGAACAATTCAAGTGAAACtgataaaaatacacaatttcgTTCACAGATTTCAATCATTAGTATTGGTTGTAGACTAAAAATTGAATGATTTCAGGAAAACCTAGCACCTTAAATATTAATGTCCAACAGAGACTGCCTGAGAGAAACTGCAAAGATCTCACGAAAGGACGAGGGGAAGCAAAACAATGATCCTATTACATCCCTGACTTCAAGAGACTCAAAAACATTTTAAATAAATAGCATACAGCAGACGACATATTTAACAGAAAGGGCATATTTGACCTGtctatacacacacacacacacacacttacTTTTCCACGTAAATATGCTTCACACGACCATATTTATTACATTCCTCTTCTACATCTTCTTTTATGTCCGCATCAAACTCTGGATCCATCTGCAATATATTCTTAAATCATCAGATTACATTCTTAAAGTGAAATAAGCAGTAAGCTGCTAAAGGACACCAACCTCCGTCATGGGATCAAACATATCCTTCAATAATAGACATTCACTTGGGTTTCCAATAGGTTCTGCAGTCGGCATAACTTTTGCTGGAAGAAATGGTGCAGAAAATGGAGCTTGACCATTTATCGGCAAATTTGGTGCTGACCCATTCAGCACAGGAACTCCAAGAGAACCAGCAATACTGCCACCCGGgaaaaaaatttaagaaaaaaaggaaatgtatatataatgacaTATCTTATGCTATAAATGCAGTGAGAAAAAGCAAATAGATACAAACCTTGTGGCAGTTCCTGTTCGGTCTAGCTTTTGCATTAACAGTGCCCTAGATTGTGCATTTAAAGACTgccaagaaaaataaagagaatTAGAAAAAGTCATTTTGTAGAAACTGGTATGCATCCTACCCCAAAAAATAAGTAAACAAGGTGGACCCCAGGTGGACCCCTGTTTATCTGTTATTTAGGTTTCTctcatgatgatgatgaaattaaCTATTACGGCGTCCACCACATACAGATATATCCTCAGAATTCCTCCAGCAGTTCTTATCCCTTTACAAGtatttgttgtgtttttggctcGTTGATACATGCTGGAGAGTTAGGATTCAGTAATCAAATCCAGGTTTAGAAAGGAAAGAAGTTAGCACAGCTTTTCTATGTTTTAGGAGAGTATATCTTCCAATATTctattaggatttgtgttaGGTTTAGTAATCCTAGTCCATATTGTATCAATAGGGCTGCAGGGGTTTTTTTAGTAGAGAGACAGAAATCCTAAAGAGAGAGCTAAGGGTGATAGAGAGATAGGAGCTAGACATGAAGGGGTTAAGGCCTGCAATAAGTACTTGTACCtaaattcttcagtactagtaaatctctcaagagagatcacagtggaggtaggcttcggctgaaccactataactttggtatgtttttgttttaatttctttgcTTATATCGCGAATAACTATTAAGATCTAAAGGCGCTTATAACAACAGTATTAACATCAGTGAGCTTTCTGGGTATTCTATTAAGCacatttgataaaaaaaaatagtctGTTTACTTTCAAACCCTGCAGATTTAACAGTGATACTTAGAACTTTGAGATGTATCAAGCAGGCACATAATTGAACTGTTCAGACTCACcaaaccacc
This genomic interval from Argentina anserina chromosome 1, drPotAnse1.1, whole genome shotgun sequence contains the following:
- the LOC126787997 gene encoding uncharacterized protein LOC126787997 isoform X2, which translates into the protein MDRYQRVEKPKPEASPINANEIRITAQGRMRNYITYATTLLQDKGSNEIVLKAMGRAINKTVMIAELIKRRIIGLHQNTSIGSSDITDVWEPLEEGLLPLETTRHVSMISITLSKTEVSPTSTGYQPPIPADQVKPLNDVDDDGEGSPRFRGRGRGGRGRSRGRGSYNGVVDYNGDGWDGGRGYGGRGRGRARGGSSRGRGRSYGQQVGYYDYAESAPVQGRGHGRGRGRGRGRGSGTRLDGQAPAA